In the Quercus lobata isolate SW786 chromosome 5, ValleyOak3.0 Primary Assembly, whole genome shotgun sequence genome, one interval contains:
- the LOC115990435 gene encoding uncharacterized protein LOC115990435 — protein sequence MGLPEDSKLRESLMKRPPKDMRQLMRRIEEYKRLEDDRLQNKGKAPLLGRSWHGIMPVRPKKDFRMQEPEVQIEGVNVAFKEPVHKILDRIKNESFFRDKGHTTEQCRVLKDHLGQLVKAGYLKEFVVDSADREVGQGVQQKRNPLPPPLGVIEVIHATLRGTATAKRVMTVACTEGESPEKRMKVDRLNISFGEEDLEGTIQPHDDALVVTAWISGFLVKKVMIDQGSGTDVMYPDMFEGLGLKSQDLAKYDMPLVSFDGGVVIPEGQISLSVDMEGKEVIVTFIVVRSFLSYIAILERP from the exons ATGGGGCTCCCCGAAGATTCTAAATTACGGGAGTCATTGATGAAAAGACCTCCtaaggatatgaggcaacttatGAGACGCATTGAGGAGTATAAACGCCTGGAAGATGATCGGCTGCAGAATAAGGGGAAAGCACCGTTACTCGGGAGATCTTGGCATGGCATTATGCCAGTAAGACCGAAAAAAGATTTTAGGATGCAGGAACCAGAGGTGCAAATTGAAGGAGTTAATGTGGCGTTCAAAGAGCCTGTGCACAAAATCCTAGATCGGATTAAGAATGAATCGTTCTTCAG GGACAAAgggcacaccaccgagcagtgtcgggtactaaaagatcatctcgggcAGCTAGTAAAAGCAGGGTATCTGAAAGAGTTTGTAGTGGACTCCGCTGACCGAGAGGTCGGCCAGGGTGTTCAGCAGAAAAGGAATCCCCTCCCACCACCGCTGGGAGTGATCGAAGTCATCCACGCTACCCTGAGAGGTACGGCAACAGCTAAAAGGGTAATGACAGTGGCTTGCACGGAAGGAGAATCACCCGAGAAGAGGATGAAAGTTGATCGGTTAAACATCTCTTTCGGCGAAGAAGACTTGGAAGGGACGATCCAACCTCATGATGATGCGTTGGTAGTAACAGCTTGGATAAGCGGATTCTTGGTGAAAAAAGTGATGATAGACCAAGGAAGCGGGACCGATGTTATGTACCCGGATATGTTCGAAGGGCTTGGATTGAAGAGTCAGGATTTGGCAAAGTATGACATGCCGCTGGTCTCGTTTGACGGGGGAGTCGTGATTCCCGAAGGTCAGATTTCTCTCTcggtggacatggaaggcaaggaaGTAATAGTGACTTTCATAGTAGTTCGATCATTCTTATCGTACATTGCAATCCTGGAAAGGCCGTAG
- the LOC115990436 gene encoding probable trehalose-phosphate phosphatase 2, which yields MESNSEERFHDNEDVIDDFYDMWLKNHPSALSSFEEIKSVAHEKQMVVFLDYDGTLSPIVNNPDQAFMSTEMRSAVREIGEHFPTAIISGRSRDKVFQFVRLNNIYYAGSHGMDISTPSVSLNYGNHEHQTRTIDEKGNDMVNFCPVRDFLPRIQTIKDKLEKIAKDIKGASVEDNKFCLSVHFRCVNEENVGKLKEMVESTMEFYNDFRISEGKKVMEIRPIINWDKGRALQYVLDTLGFEDSSNVLPIYIGDDKTDEDAFKMIKSIGRGFPVAVSTTPKETEALYSLRDPTEVMSFLILLAKWKMGCTLS from the exons ATGGAATCCAACTCAGAAGAAAGATTTCACGACAATGAAGATGTAATTGATGATTTTTATGATATGTGGCTG AAAAATCATCCATCCGCCTTGAGCTCTTTCGAAGAAATAAAGAGTGTGGCTCATGAGAAACAGATGGTTGTGTTTTTGGATTACGACGGAACTCTCTCACCGATTGTAAACAACCCTGATCAAGCTTTCATGTCTACAGAG ATGCGTTCAGCGGTAAGAGAAATCGGTGAACATTTCCCAACTGCAATTATCTCTGGAAGGTCTAGGGATAAG GTGTTCCAATTTGTGAGATTGAATAACATCTATTATGCTGGAAGTCATGGGATGGATATATCAACCCCATCAGTTTCTCTCAATTATGGTAACCACGAGCATCAAACTAGGACTATTGATGAGAAG GGTAATGACATGGTTAACTTCTGCCCAGTACGTGATTTCTTGCCTAGAATTCAAACG ATAAAGgataaattggaaaaaatagcaaaagacaTAAAAGGTGCCTCGGTTGAAGACAATAAGTTCTGCCTCTCTGTACACTTTCGGTGTGTGAATGAAGAG AATGTTGGCAAGCTTAAGGAGATGGTGGAATCTACAATGGAATTCTATAATGACTTCCGTATATCTGAGGGAAAAAag GTCATGGAAATTCGCCCTATTATAAATTGGGATAAAGGTCGTGCTCTGCAGTATGTACTTGATACTCTTGGTTTTGAAGACTCTAGCAATGTCCTTcctatatatataggagatgaTAAAACTGATGAGGATGCCTTTAAG ATGATTAAAAGCATTGGAAGAGGATTTCCTGTAGCTGTTTCTACTACTCCAAAGGAGACAGAAGCCCTCTACTCTTTACGTGACCCAACAGAGGTAATGTCCTTCCTAATTCTTTTAGCAAAGTGGAAAATGGGTTGTACTTTGAGTTAA